The genomic stretch ATTCAATTCGTAATTGATGTATCTGTCTTCTTTTTGGGAGTCTATTATTTCTGCATCTTTCAAGATTTTAAGATGGTTGGAAATGGTGGACATAGAAGTTCCGATGATCTCTCTGATCTCGCAAACGCACATTGGCTTTACTTTCAGCATCAAAACAATTCTGAGTCTGGTCTTATCTCCCAATGCTTTGAATATTTTTAAATATTCATTC from Candidatus Cloacimonadota bacterium encodes the following:
- a CDS encoding ArsR family transcriptional regulator, translated to MNEYLKIFKALGDKTRLRIVLMLKVKPMCVCEIREIIGTSMSTISNHLKILKDAEIIDSQKEDRYINYELNTTNETVQIVLNILDNISDNEIELDKRKALKTNRIEIC